In Amycolatopsis sp. FBCC-B4732, the genomic stretch GCGTTCGCCCGCGGGGCGCGGGAAAGCGAGCCGTTCCCCGAGGCGCGGACGGTCGCCTTCGGCATCACCGTGCCGAAGGCCATCGGCGACTTCCTGGTGCTCGACGCCGTGTACGCGACCGGCGGGACCGCGGTCGCCGTCACCGACGAGGAACTCGTTGCGGCGCAACGGGAACTCACCGAGCGCGAAGGCACTTTCGTCTGCCCCGAAGGCGGCGCGTGCTTCGCCGCGCTGCGGCACCTTCGCGAGTCCGGCTGGCTCGAAGGCGACGAAGACGTCGTCGTGCTCAACACCGGCGCCGGGATCAAGTACCCGGAGACGGTGCCGCTCGACGTCCCGCTGCTGGCGAAGACGGACTCGATTCCTTAGAGGACCGAGCGGACCGTTTCGGGGTCGCGGGCGACGACGGTGGTGCCGTCGTCGGCCGTGATGATCGGCCGCTGGATCAGCTTGGGGTGCTCGGCCAGCGCGTCGATCCAGCGGGACCGGTCGTCGGGCGTGCGGCCCCACGACTTCAGGCCGAGGTCCTTCGCGACCGGCTCGGCCGTGCGCGCGATGTCCCACGGTTCGAGGCCGAGGCGCTTGAGCACTTCGGTCAGCTCCGCCGCCGTCGGCGGGTCGTCGAGGTAGCGGCGCACGGTGTACTGCGCGCCCGCTTCGTCCAGCATCGACACCGCTGACCGGCACTTCGAGCACGCCGGGTTGACCCAGATCTCCACGGCGGGAGCTTACCGCGCTGGTTTTGGAGCAGCTGTTCTGTTACGGTCGCGGCATGCCCCGCCCCCGTGTCCACGACCTCGACGCGCTGCTCGACGTCGCCGAGCGGCTGGTCGCGTCGTCGGGGTACGAGAACGTGACCGTGCGCGGGCTGGCGACGGCCGCGGGCGTGCCGAACGGCACGATCTACCACGCGTTCGGCTCGCTCAGCGAACTGCTGGCGCGGGTCTGGGTGCGCGCGGCGACGGCGTTCCTCGACCTGCAGACGTCGCTGGTGGACGCCGCGGAAACGCCGGTCGACGCGGTGGTCGCGGCGGCCGGCACCCCCGCGTTGTTCGCCGACCGGCGGCCCGACGCGGCCCGGATGCTGCTGAAGGTCCGGGGCGACCGGCTCTTCGGGCCCGAACTGCCCGACGAGCTCGCCGACACCCTGCACGCGCTGGACAACCGGTTGGTCGCGCTGCTGGTCCGGCTCGCGCGACTGGTGTGGGACCGCGGCGACGGCCTGGCCGTCGAGGTGATCACCACCTGCGTCGTCGACCTGCCGACCGCGTTCTTCCGCCGCGACCTCACCGATCCCCTGGTGCGGGCGCGGCTCGCCGCCGCCGTGCGGGCCGTGCTGACCGTGCCACCCCGAGAAAAGGACCGACCGTGACCGTTTCCGTGCTTCACCTGGGTGACGACGAGAACCGCTTCTCGCCCGAGTGGCTGCAGCGCGTGCATTCCTTTTTGGACGGTGTCGAAGGCGCGCTGGTGACCACCGGCGGCGGGAAGTTCTACTCCAACGGCCTCGACCTCGAATGGCTCACCGCGCACGGCGACCAGGCCCAGTCCTACGTCACCGACGTGCAGGAGCTGTTCGCACGGGTGCTGACGCTGCCGGTGCCGACGGTCGCGGCGATCAACGGCCACGCGTTCGGCGCGGGCGCGATGCTGGCGATGGCGCACGACTTCCGCGTGATGCGCGCGGATCGCGGCTACTTCTGCTTCCCGGAGGCGGACATCAACATCCCGTTCACGCCGGGGATGGCCGCGCTGATCCAGGGCAAGCTGACCCCGGCGGCGGCGATCGCTTCGATGACGACCGGACGCCGGTTCGGCGGCGCGGACGCGCTGGAAACCGGGCTGGTGGACGAAATCGCGGGCGAGGCCGAGCTGGTGGAGGTGGCGTCCGGGCGGGTCCGGGCGCTGGCGGGCAAGGACCGCGGCACCCTGGGCGCGATCAAGGCGACGATGTTCGCCCCCGCGGTGACGGCTTTGCGCGCGCCTGCTTAGACCTGGTCTCGAACATCGACGAGCTCGACTGGACCAGACCGGCCGCAGCCCCACTGACCGGGGTAAAGCCGGCTCTCAGTACCACGTTCTGTGCGACGCGAACGGGCTACCGCTGCACATCATGTTGTCGGCGGCGAACACCCACGACAGCACGCTGTTCGAGCCGCTGCCGGACACGAACCCCGACCGTGCGCGGCCACCACGGCCGGGCGGGCCGGCCACGATGCCGACCGGACGAGCTGCACGCCGACAAGGGCTACGACTACCGCCGCTACCTGACCCGCCGCGGTACCGAGGTCCGTATCGCCCGGCGCGGGATCGAGGGTGAGTCCCGCCCCGGCCGGGTCCGCTGGGTCGTCGAACGCACCACGCCGGCGCTACTCACGCCGGCACGGGCCCCCGTCACCACGAGGGAGATCGATCTCCTGGAGGAGCCCGCAGCCGCGTTGCCGACGGCCCCATCGGTGGGGCCGCCGCTTCAGAGGCGTTCGATGCGGTCGGCCTGCGGGCCCCGGTCGCTCTGACGCACCGCGTACCGGACCCGGTCACCCTTCTGCAGCGGCTCCGACCCCATGATCACGGACGCGTGGGCGAAGAGATCTTCGCCGCCTGCGTCCGGGGTGATGAAGCCGAAGCCACGGTCGTCGTCGTAGCGCGCTACGACGCCCTCGCCGCCTCGTACGGGCACGTCCCGCGCCGCCGGCCCTGCGGCCGCGGCAGGTGCCGGGCGCTGCGGCGCCGTCTGGGGCTCGGCGCCCCGGACCAGGTGCACGTCGCGGGCCTGCGGGCCCTTGTCTCCACTAGCCACCTCGTAGGCGACGCGGTCGCCCTCCGCGAGCCACGTCAGTCCCTCGGCCAGGGCCCGGGCGTGAACGAAGACGTCCCCGGCGCCGGAGTCGGGGTTGATGAAGCCGAAGCCCTTGTCCTCGTCGTACCAGGCCACCGTGCCGTCGGCACCGTCCGCGTTACCGGCCGCGGCGGGTGAGCCGGCCCCTGCTCCCAGCGGGATCACGTGCCCGGCCTGCGGGCCGCGCTCGCCTTCGACGATCAGGAAGGCCACCCGCTGCCCCTCGGCGACCACGCCGCCGGTCACGATGGCGGAGCTGTGCACGAAGATGTCGGCGCCGCCGCCGTCCGGCGACGCGAAGCCGTACCCCTTGCCCGGCTCGTACCAGTTGATGGTGCCGAGCAGGCCCACGGCGCTGCCGGTGGCCGCATCGGCGGTGACGCGAACGCGCAGCGCCTGGGGCCCGCGGTCGTTCTCGCCGACCTCGAACACGACGGCCTGACCCTCGCGGAGCACTCTCTCGCCGCCGTCCCCGACGATCTCGGAGGCGTGCACGAACACGTCCGGCGAGCCGTCCTCGGGCGCGAGGAAGCCGAACCCACGTTCGGCGTCGAACCAACGGACGGTCCCTTGCGGCATCAAAAGCTCCAGGTCGAGAGGGCGGGCACTGGCCCCCAGTCTCCCTGACCGACCTCCGGTCCGTCGGACCGGGCCCACAGGCGGGCGGTGCGGAGCCACGGGCGGGCGTTGGTTCACCCGGCGACACGCCGAGTTCGAGACCGGGTCTTGGGCCTCCGGCCCCCGGTGTCCATTCCACCGGCGGGCACCGACAGTTCCGGGAAGTCCGTGACTGCCACCTTCACGGCTTGGCGACCTCGGCGAGGCGGCGGCGCAGGTGGGCGCGTTCCGGTTCCGTGCCCGCGAGGGACAGCGCCTCCCGGTAGGCCTCGGCGGCCTCGGGGTGGCGACCCAGGCGACTGAGCAAGTCGCCGCGGGCCGCCGGGAATGGGCTGTACTCGCGCAAGCGGGGTTCGCCCGCCAGTGCGTCGAGCAGGGACAGGCCCGCTGCCGGGCCGTCGCGCATCGCCACGGCCACCGCTCGGTTCAGGTCCACCACCGGGGAGGGGGCCAGGCCGCGCAGGACGTCGTACAGCGCGACGATCTGCGGCCAGTCCGTGCTCGCCACGTCCGGGGCCTCGTCGTGCAGCGCCGCGATCGCCGCCTGGACGCCGTAGAGCCCGGGTGGGCCGCCGGTCAGCGCCGTCTCGACCAGCGGCGTGCCCTCCTCGATCATCGCGCGGTCCCAGCGGGTGCGGTCCTGGTCGTCGAGCAGGACCACCGCGCCGTCCGGGCCGGTGCGGGCGTCGCGGCGGGCGTGGATCAGCACCAGCAACGCCAGCAGGCCCGCGACCTCGCGTTCGGCGGGCAGCAGGCGGCGCAGGATCCGGGCCAGCCGGATGGCCTCCTCCGCCAGGTCGAGCCGCTGCAGCTCCGGGCCCGAGCTGGCCGCGTACCCCTCGGTGAAGATCGAGTAGACGACCTGGAGCACGCCCGGCAGCCGCCCGGGCAGCTCGGCCGGGTCCGGGACGCGGAACGGGATCCGCAGCGTGCGGATCCGGTGCTTCGCCCGGACGATCCGCTTCCCCATCGTCGCGCTCGGCACCAGGAACGCGCGCGCCACCTCCGGCGTGGTCAGCCCGGCGAGGCAACGCAACGTCAGGGCCGTGCGGTCCTCCGCGGGCAACGCCGGGTGCGCGCACGTGAAGAACAGCTGGAGCCGCTCGTCCGGCAGCCCGCCGTCGGACTCCGGCGCGGGCGCCGCGCGCTCGGCCTCGACCTGCAGCACCGCGAGCCGGGCCGCGTAGGCCTGGTCGCGGCGCAGGCGGTCGACGGCCTTGCGCCGCGCCGTCGTCATCAGCCACGCGCCCGGCTTCGGCGGCACGCCCTCGGCCGGCCAGTGCACCAGCGCGGCTTCGATGGCCTCCGATGTGACCTCCTCGGCCAGGTCGAGGTCGCCGAACCGGCGGACGAGCGCGGCCAGCAGCAGCCCGCGCTCCTCCCGGAACACCGCCTCCAGTATCAACCGGGGCTTCGCCCCGGGCCGGGGGCTCTGCCACCCGGAACCCCCGAAAGCATTCATCGACGCCGCCGCCCGCTCCGACACCGCTGTCAGTCCCCGTAGGACGCGAGCGGGCGCACCACGATGTGGCCGCCGTCGCGGGAGCCGGGGCAGCGGGCCGCCCAGTCGAGGGCGACGTCGAAGTCCGGCACGTCGATGACGAAGTAGCCCCCGAGCACCTCGCGGGACTCGGCGAACGGCCCGTCGGTGACGATCCGCTCGCCGGTCTCGGTGACGCGGACCGCGGCGGCCGTGGTGAAGTCGGCGAGCGAGTTCCCGCCGACGTGGACGCCGGCGTCCTTCATGGACTTGTCGAACAGCATCCAGTCCTCGGGCGTGCTGCAGCCGGTCGGCTCGCCCTGGGCGTCGAGGCTGGCGTTGATCAGCATCAGGTACTTCACGGGATCCTCCGGTGTCTCGGTTGCCGTACGCGATCACTACGAACGGCCGGCGCCGCCTTGGACACCCTCGCCGAAGATTTTCTCATGTCAAGAAACTTTGACACGGTGTCTGGTTTGTTTTACCTTGGCGAAGGTGACCCACGAAGAGAAGAACGCCTGGATCCGGGGGCTCGCCGCGGTGGTGAGCTACGCGCTCTACCTCGTCCTGGTCCTCGGCCGGGCCGGCGGGCGGCCGCTGGCCGAAGTCCCGTACGCCGCGACGCTGCTCTGGACGATCGGCGCCTCCATCGCCGCGGCGATCGTGCTGAGCATCGTGGCCGCGGTGGTTTCGAAGGACGGCGAGAAGGACCAGCGCGACCGCGAGATCGGCCGGTTCGGCGACCACGTCGGGCAGGCGTTCGTCGCCATCGGCGCGGTGGCCGCGCTGCTGCTGGCGCTGGTCGAAGCACCGCACTTCTGGATCGCCAACACCGTCTACCTGGCGTTCACGCTCTCCGCGGTGCTCGGGTCGGCCGCCCGGATCTCCGCCTACCGCCGGGGTTTCCAGCCGTGGTGAAACCGACCCGCGTCACGAACTCGATCCGCGCCCTCCGGTTCGCCAACGGCCAGATGACCCAGGCCGACCTCGCCACCCGGATCGGCGTCACCCGCCAGACCGTCATCGCGATCGAGCAGGGCCGCTACTCCCCCTCGCTCGAGATGGCGTTCCAGCTCGCGCACGTGTTCGGCGTCCCGCTCGAAGAAGTGTTCCAGTACCCGGAGGAGTCCTCGTGAAAGCGATCGTCCAGTCCCGCTACGGAAGTCCCGGCCTGCTCGAATTCCGGGACGTCGACAGACCTTCGCCCGGCGCCGGCGAGGTCGTCGTGCGCGTGCACGCGGCCGGCGTCGACCCGGGCGTGTGGCACCTGACCACCGGGCAGCCCTACCTGTTGCGGCTCCTGGGTTTCGGCCTGCGGCGGCCGAAACAGCCGGTGCGCGGCCTGGACTTCGCCGGCACGGTCGAAGAGACCGGCGACGGCGTGACGCGGTTCCGGCCGGGCGACGAGGTGTTCGGCGGCTGCGCGGGCTCGTTCGCCGAACTCGCCGTCGCCGACCAGGACCTCGTCGCGGCGAAACCCGCGCGCCTGTCGTTCGAACAGGCAGCATCAGTCCTGGTCTCCGGCGGCACCGCCCTGCAGGCCCTGCGCGACGCGGGCCGGGTCCAGCCGGGGCAGCGCGTCCTCGTCATCGGCGCGGCGGGCGGGGTGGGCTCCTTCGCCGTCCAGCTCGCCAAGGCCTTCGGCGCGCACGTGACCGGCCTCTGCAGCACCGCCAAGACGGACCTGGTCCGCGCGCTCGGCGCCGACCACGTCCTCGACTACACGCGCGAGGACTTCACGGCGGACCGGTACGACCTGATCATCGACACCGCGGGCCTGCGCTCGCTGACCCGCCTGCGCCGGGCGCTGACCCCGCGCGGAACGCTGGTGATCGTCGGCGGCGAAGGCGGCCGGTGGCTCGGCGGCATCCAGCGGGTGCTCTTCGCGGCACTGCTGAACCCGCTCGTGCGGCACCGGCTGCGGGGGCTCGTCGCCCGCGAGCGCGGCGCGGATCTCGAAACCCTGCGGGAGCTGATCGAAGCCGGGAAGCTCACGCCGGTGCTCGACCGGACCTACCCGCTCGCCGACGCCGCGGCCGCGATCGGGCACCTCCACGCGGGCCGCGCGGCGGGCAAGGTCGTCCTGCTCCCCTGAAGCGGCCCGTCACCGGAAGGCACCGGCGTGCGCGGCCGCCTCGCGCGCCCGCGCCGGCCTGCCGGGGGAGCTTTCGCGCCGACGGTGCCGGTGGCGCCGGTGACCAGGAACATCTCCGCCCCCCAGGATCGTCCTGGCCCACCGCAGCGCCACCGGCCGCCGCGTCAGCCCTGCTGCAGGTCCTCGAACTCGACGACCTGCCGGACCTCGACCTCGATCTCCATGTCGAACAGCTCGACGTAGCGCCGGGCGAACTCGACGGCTTCCGCGCGGTCCGCGGCGTTGATCAGCGCGAACCCGCCGATGACCTCCTTGGCCTCGGCGAAGGGGCCGTCGGTGACGCGGATCGCGGCCCCGCGCGGCTTGCGGACCAGCGCGCCCTTGTCGGACTTGTGCACGCCCTCCGCCGTGATCAGGATGCCCTTCTCCGCCGACTCCTGGATGAACCCGCCCATCTTCTCCACGAACTCCGGGCTGGGGTTCCACGCCTGCGGGTCGCTCTCGTCGATCCGGTGCATCATGAGGAAACGCATGGTCTTGCTCCCTGGTCTTCCTGGCCGTGGTCCGGAGCCTTCCGGACGCGATGACCGGCCTTCACCCCCGCGTCGATCGGCCGCACGCGGCGTTCGACATTTCTCCCGGACATCTTCCCGGGCAGAGTACTGTGACGCGCGTCACCATCGGCTGGAGGTGCCCGATGCCCGTCGTGCTCGCGATCGGAACGCGCAAAGGCCTGTGGCTGGCGACCAGCCACGACGACCGGAAGACCTGGGAGGTGACCGGCCCGCACCACCCGATGACCGACGTCTACGCCGTCGGCATCGACACCCGCCGCGCCACTCCGCGCCTGCTCGCCGGGGTGACCAGCGAGCACTTCGGGCCGAGCGTCGCCACCAGCGACGACCTCGGCGCGACCTGGGACGAACCCGGCCACGCGCCGATCGCGTTCCCGCCGGACACCGGCGAATCCCTCGCCAGGGCGTGGCAGCTCGTGCCCGGCCCGGCGAGCGAACCGGACGTCGTCTACGCCGGCACCGAGCCGTCCGCGCTGTTCCGCTCCACCGACGGCGGCCGCACGTACGAGCTGGTCCGCGGCCTGTGGGAGCACCCGCACCGGGAGCACTGGACGCCCGGGGGCGGCGGCAAGGCGATCCACACCGTGCTCCCGCACGCGACCGAACCCGGCCACGTCACCGTCGCGATGTCCACCGGCGGCGTCTACCGCACCGAGGACGGCGGCGAGTCGTGGCGGGCGAGCAACACCGGCATCAAGGCCGTCCACGTCCCCGACCCGTACCCCGAATACGGCCACTGCGTGCACAAGGTCGCCACGCACCCGGCCGCGCCGGACCGCTTCTACGCGCAGGTGCACCACGGCGTCTACCGCAGCGACGACGGCGGCGCGAGCTGGCAGTCCATCGCCGACGGGCTGCCCAGCGACTTCGGCTTCCCCGTCGTCGTCCACCCGCACCGGCCCGAGGTGATCTACACGTTCCCGCTGGTCGCCGACGCCCTGCGGTTCCCCCCGGACGGCCGCTGCCGCGTGTACCGCAGCGAGGACGCCGGGAAGTCGTGGGAAGCGGTGGGCGCCGGTCTGCCGGACGGCTACTGGGCGGGCGTGCTGCGGGACGCGCTGTGCACCGACGACGCCGACCCGGCCGGGGTGTACTTCGGCTCGCGCTGCGGCGAGGTCTACGCCAGCCGCGACGACGGCGACAGCTGGCAGCTCGTCGCGGCGCACCTGCCCGACGTGCTGAGCGTCCGCGCGGCGACGGTGTGACCGTGCGGATCACCGTGCTGCTACCCGGAACGCTGCGCGAGAAGGCGGGCGGTGAGGCGAAGCTGGACGTCGAAGTCGGCGAGCCGGCCACCCTGGGCACCCTGCTCGACGCCCTCGCCGAGCGCTACCCGGCACTCGAACGGCGGCTGCGCGACGAGCAGGCGGGACTGCGCCGGTACGTCAACTTCTTCGTCGACGGCGAGGAGTGCCGCCACCGCGGCGGCCCCGACGTCGTGCTCCGCGACGCCGCCGAGGTGCAGATCATCCCGTCGGTCGCGGGAGGCTGAGCGCCTCGGCCCGGCGCCGGGTGCCCACCAGCGCCAGCGCGAGCAGCCCGGCACCGAGCCCGGCGACCAGCCACCACACGCCGTGCGCGCTGCCGGCGAGCGCGACACCCAGGGTGGTGCCGGTCTGCCGTCCGGTGGACGCCAGTGAGGCGGCCACCCCCGCCATCGACCCGGGCATCCCGGAGACGGCGGTGTTCGTGATCGGCGGGTTGACCGTGCCGAGGAAGACGCCGAACAGCAGGAAGACCGCGAGCACCAGGGGCAGCGGCGTCGCCGGGCCGAGCCACGCCGCCGCGGCGCCGCCGAGGGCGAGCGCGCTGCCGGCGACGACCAGCGGCAGCCGCGGCCCGGTGGTGCCGACCAGGCGCCCGGTGCGCGGCGACAGCACGAGGACCAGAACGCCGACCGGGAGCAGGCATAGCCCGGCCGCCAGCGGCGGCAGGCCGCGGACGTCCTGGAGGTACTGGGTGGCGGTGAACAGGAAGATCCCGAACCCGCACAGGGCCAGCACCGCCATCACGATCGCCGAGCTGAAGGCGACGTTGCGGAACAGGTGCAGCTCCAGCAGCGGGTCGGTGCGCCGCGGTTCGTGCGCGAGCAGGCCGGCCACGCCGAGCGCGGCGACCGCGAACAGGCCGAGGACCAGCGGCGACGTCCAGCCCAGCGGGCGCGACTCGATCAGCGCGTAGACGACGCTGCCGAGCACCACCAGCACGAGGAGCTGCCCGAGCGGGTCGAACCGGCGGGCGCGGGGCGCGCGGGACTCGGGCACGAAGAGCGCGGTGGCCACGAGTGCCGCGGCGACGATCGGGACGTTGACCCAGAAGACCGCGCGCCAGCCGAAGCCGTCGACGAGCGCGCCGCCGAGGATCGGCCCGAGCGCCAGCGCCAGCCCGGACATCGAGCCGAACACGCCGATCGCGCGGGCGCGTTCGGCCGGGGCCGGGAAGGTGGTGGCCACGATGGCCATCGCGACCGGGTTGAGCATGGTGCCGCCGATCGCCTGCAGCGCGCGGGCCGCGATCAGCCAGCCGATGCCCGGCGCGAGGCTGCACAGCAGCGAACCGAGCCCGAACGCGGCGAGGCCGCACTGGAAGACCCGCTTGCGGCCGAACCGGTCGGCAGCCGAGCCGGCGAGCACCAGGAACCCGGCCAGCACCAGCGTGTAGGCGTCGACCGTCCACTGCAGCCCGGAGACGGACGCGCCGAGGTCGCGGCGGATCGAAGGCAGGGCGACGGTGACGATGGATATGTCCATCACCACCACGACGATGCTGGCGCAGCAGACGGCCAGCACGAGCGCGGGGCGATGAGCGGTCGGAGCGTTCATGCGATCGACGCTAGGATTTAGAGCGTGCTCGAAGTCAAACCGCCGATCCCCGCCGAGGGGCTGACCATCGCGGACGCGGCCCGCCGCACCGGGGTCAGCGCGCACACGCTGCGCTACTACGAACGAGCGGGCCTGGTGGTCACGAAGGTCGACCGCACGAGCGGCGGCCGCCGCCGCTACCGGAAACTGGACCTGGACTGGATCAAGATCTGCACGAAGCTCCGGGCCACCGGCATGCCGATCAAGACGATCCGCCGCTACGCCGACCTGGTCTCGGCCGGCCGCGGCAACGAGCAGGAACGCCTGGCCCTGCTGGAGGAGCACCGCGCCGACGTGCTGGCGAAGCTGGCCGAGCTGCAGGAGAACCTGCAGCTGATCGACCGCAAGATCGGCGTGTACCGCGGCCGCCTGGAAGCGGGCGACGCCGACGGCCTCTGGGCACCCGGGCAGCCGTAAAACCGCCCGACGAGGACGGTTCACGGCAAGCGAACAGCTTCCGCACAAGGCGGGGCACCCTTCCGGCGGCAGGGTGCCCCGCCTACGAAGGCCACCCGCTGCCCCGGCCGCGTGACGAGGTCGTCGACCAGGGTCTCGGCGCAGCGGGCGCGGCGCTGACCGCCTGCGGGACTTCCTCCCCCGCAACGGGCCCGACGTGCTGGAGCCGACCTGGCCAAGGGCGGTTCGCCGACGCCGGCGGCCGCGTGCGCTACACCAGTGTCTTCCCCGCCTGCTACGACGGCCGGAGGCCGCACATCCACTTCGAGGCTTCCGTCTCGAACCTCCAGAAGGTGAGCCTGAGCAGCGACAACGTCTTCGGCGACGACGGCGGCGGCCCGGGCGGACCGCCGCCGTCGCGCTAGTTCCCGGGCTTGAGCTCGTCGAACAGCGCGCGCAGCTGCGGCGGGATTTCGCCGCCGAACACGCTTTCCATGACGACGGCTTCGTCGACGGGGTTCGCGCTCCGGGTGAACATGGCTTCCTCGTAGACCGCCAGCGCTTCTTCGACGGGGTGCGCGGCGAGGGCCTGGCCGAGCTCGGCGCCGTCGAGCATGGCCAGGTTGGCGCCTTCGCCGTTCGGCGCGGTGAGGTGGGCGGCGTCGCCGACCAGGGTGACGCCGGGTACGCGCTCCCACCGCAACCCGACCGGCAGGGTGTGGTGCGGCCGCAGGACCGGTCCGGAATCGGCGTCGGTGAGCAGCGCGGTGAGCTCGGGCGCCCAGCCGTCGAACTCCGCCGCGAGCCGGGCGGCGGCCGCGCCGGGATCGCCGAAGTCGACGGCGTCGAACCACGCCAGCGGCCGCTCGAACTCGACGTAGGCGTGCAGGGTGTCCCCGCTTTCCCGGTGCGCGTTGATCCCCTGCCCCGGTGTGGGGCCGGCGACGAACATCGACCCGCCCCCGACCGCCTTCGCCACGGCGGCGTGCCGGGTGTCGGCGTCGAAGAGGTAGGTCTCGACGAACGAAGTGCCGGCGTACTCGGGCGTGGCGGCGGTGAGCAGCGGCCGGACCCGCGACCAGGCCCCGTCCGCGCCGACGAGCAGGGTGGCCGTGACGCTGGTGCCGTCGGTGAAGACCACTTCGTTCCCGGCCCGTACCTCGGCTGCCTTCCGTCCCCAGTGGACGGTGCCGGCGGGCAGCGAGTCCAGCAGCAGCTGCCGCAGCTCGCCCCGCTGCACCTCGGGCCGGCCGCCGGTGCCGTCGTCGCCCTTTTCGAACAGGACGGCCCCGGTCGAGTCGAGGACGCGCATCGCCTGACGGCCTTCGAGGACGAGGCCGCGGAACCCGGTCGTCAGCCCGGCGGCCTCGACGGCGAGCCGGCCGTTGTAGTCGTGGATGTCGAGCATGCCGCCCTGCATCCGCGCCATGGGTGAAGCTTCGGCTTCGTAGACGGTGGCTTCGATGCCGTGGACGTGCAGCACGCGGGCGAGGGTGAGTCCCCCGAGCCCGGCGCCGATGATGGTGACTGGGGTGCGCACGGTGACTCCTTCGGTCTCTGGAATTACGTTCCAGAGACTGTCGGGAGCCGCTGGCAGCCGGCGCACACGGCCCTGGCAGGGGCCTGGCAGCACGCACCCGCACTGCCCTCGAGGGCATCCCCAAGCACGCCCGGTTGCTCCCTTTGGTCGGTCCTCGTGCCCCCTCCCCCGGCACCGCGACGGCGCGACGATGACGGCCGACGATCGGGAGAACACCATGGCGTTGACCGTGACCTTCGCAGGCAGGACCCCCGCGACGAGCGGGGGCACCGCGTACTACCACGTCTGGACCTACACCGTGCAGGCGTCGTCGCTCGGGGAGTTCGGGCTCACCCAGCGGATCGCGCTCGCCCTGCCCGCCGCCGTCGACGTCCAGGACCCGCGCCGGTACCCGGACATCGGCGCGCTCGGCGGGGCCTTCCTCGAGAAGGACGCCGCGGGCAGCCGCCAGTACGCGGGGAAGGTCGTCGGGTTGCCGGGGACCGCCCAGACGATCGCCTTCGTCGCGCCGGCCGCCCAGGCGGACCGGGAGCTGTTCCTCGTCGGGGCGAGCGGGGCCGGCAAGCCGTGGACCGTGCTGCCGTTCGCGGTGACCGCGGGCGGCCCGGTCGCGAACGCGCAGGCCCTGCCCGCGCCGGCCGTCGGCGCCCGGGTCACCACCGGGCGGCCGCTGGC encodes the following:
- a CDS encoding NAD(P)-dependent alcohol dehydrogenase yields the protein MKAIVQSRYGSPGLLEFRDVDRPSPGAGEVVVRVHAAGVDPGVWHLTTGQPYLLRLLGFGLRRPKQPVRGLDFAGTVEETGDGVTRFRPGDEVFGGCAGSFAELAVADQDLVAAKPARLSFEQAASVLVSGGTALQALRDAGRVQPGQRVLVIGAAGGVGSFAVQLAKAFGAHVTGLCSTAKTDLVRALGADHVLDYTREDFTADRYDLIIDTAGLRSLTRLRRALTPRGTLVIVGGEGGRWLGGIQRVLFAALLNPLVRHRLRGLVARERGADLETLRELIEAGKLTPVLDRTYPLADAAAAIGHLHAGRAAGKVVLLP
- a CDS encoding helix-turn-helix transcriptional regulator produces the protein MVKPTRVTNSIRALRFANGQMTQADLATRIGVTRQTVIAIEQGRYSPSLEMAFQLAHVFGVPLEEVFQYPEESS
- a CDS encoding arsenate reductase family protein, with the protein product MEIWVNPACSKCRSAVSMLDEAGAQYTVRRYLDDPPTAAELTEVLKRLGLEPWDIARTAEPVAKDLGLKSWGRTPDDRSRWIDALAEHPKLIQRPIITADDGTTVVARDPETVRSVL
- a CDS encoding exo-alpha-sialidase, which codes for MPVVLAIGTRKGLWLATSHDDRKTWEVTGPHHPMTDVYAVGIDTRRATPRLLAGVTSEHFGPSVATSDDLGATWDEPGHAPIAFPPDTGESLARAWQLVPGPASEPDVVYAGTEPSALFRSTDGGRTYELVRGLWEHPHREHWTPGGGGKAIHTVLPHATEPGHVTVAMSTGGVYRTEDGGESWRASNTGIKAVHVPDPYPEYGHCVHKVATHPAAPDRFYAQVHHGVYRSDDGGASWQSIADGLPSDFGFPVVVHPHRPEVIYTFPLVADALRFPPDGRCRVYRSEDAGKSWEAVGAGLPDGYWAGVLRDALCTDDADPAGVYFGSRCGEVYASRDDGDSWQLVAAHLPDVLSVRAATV
- a CDS encoding YciI family protein; its protein translation is MRFLMMHRIDESDPQAWNPSPEFVEKMGGFIQESAEKGILITAEGVHKSDKGALVRKPRGAAIRVTDGPFAEAKEVIGGFALINAADRAEAVEFARRYVELFDMEIEVEVRQVVEFEDLQQG
- a CDS encoding TetR/AcrR family transcriptional regulator; the protein is MPRPRVHDLDALLDVAERLVASSGYENVTVRGLATAAGVPNGTIYHAFGSLSELLARVWVRAATAFLDLQTSLVDAAETPVDAVVAAAGTPALFADRRPDAARMLLKVRGDRLFGPELPDELADTLHALDNRLVALLVRLARLVWDRGDGLAVEVITTCVVDLPTAFFRRDLTDPLVRARLAAAVRAVLTVPPREKDRP
- a CDS encoding enoyl-CoA hydratase/isomerase family protein translates to MTVSVLHLGDDENRFSPEWLQRVHSFLDGVEGALVTTGGGKFYSNGLDLEWLTAHGDQAQSYVTDVQELFARVLTLPVPTVAAINGHAFGAGAMLAMAHDFRVMRADRGYFCFPEADINIPFTPGMAALIQGKLTPAAAIASMTTGRRFGGADALETGLVDEIAGEAELVEVASGRVRALAGKDRGTLGAIKATMFAPAVTALRAPA
- a CDS encoding YciI family protein; this translates as MKYLMLINASLDAQGEPTGCSTPEDWMLFDKSMKDAGVHVGGNSLADFTTAAAVRVTETGERIVTDGPFAESREVLGGYFVIDVPDFDVALDWAARCPGSRDGGHIVVRPLASYGD
- a CDS encoding RNA polymerase sigma factor, with protein sequence MNAFGGSGWQSPRPGAKPRLILEAVFREERGLLLAALVRRFGDLDLAEEVTSEAIEAALVHWPAEGVPPKPGAWLMTTARRKAVDRLRRDQAYAARLAVLQVEAERAAPAPESDGGLPDERLQLFFTCAHPALPAEDRTALTLRCLAGLTTPEVARAFLVPSATMGKRIVRAKHRIRTLRIPFRVPDPAELPGRLPGVLQVVYSIFTEGYAASSGPELQRLDLAEEAIRLARILRRLLPAEREVAGLLALLVLIHARRDARTGPDGAVVLLDDQDRTRWDRAMIEEGTPLVETALTGGPPGLYGVQAAIAALHDEAPDVASTDWPQIVALYDVLRGLAPSPVVDLNRAVAVAMRDGPAAGLSLLDALAGEPRLREYSPFPAARGDLLSRLGRHPEAAEAYREALSLAGTEPERAHLRRRLAEVAKP
- a CDS encoding ubiquitin-like small modifier protein 1, encoding MRITVLLPGTLREKAGGEAKLDVEVGEPATLGTLLDALAERYPALERRLRDEQAGLRRYVNFFVDGEECRHRGGPDVVLRDAAEVQIIPSVAGG
- a CDS encoding cold shock domain-containing protein, which encodes MGLLGTINWYEPGKGYGFASPDGGGADIFVHSSAIVTGGVVAEGQRVAFLIVEGERGPQAGHVIPLGAGAGSPAAAGNADGADGTVAWYDEDKGFGFINPDSGAGDVFVHARALAEGLTWLAEGDRVAYEVASGDKGPQARDVHLVRGAEPQTAPQRPAPAAAAGPAARDVPVRGGEGVVARYDDDRGFGFITPDAGGEDLFAHASVIMGSEPLQKGDRVRYAVRQSDRGPQADRIERL